One genomic region from Terasakiella sp. SH-1 encodes:
- the mreD gene encoding rod shape-determining protein MreD codes for MKPAFWQRLDLWARNISPVGLSVVLILLSVIPTHIPGYGSIVPQLALMGVFHWTVFRPDLFPILAVFSIGILQDALSGAPMGLNTIVYLTVFGVVLGQRRFFLGKTFLVEWLGFSIIAAGAAVQAWLLLSAYHVHLMAPGPVFFQYFMTMGLYPPMAWVMGRWQRSVLR; via the coding sequence ATGAAACCGGCCTTTTGGCAGCGTCTTGACCTTTGGGCGCGCAATATTTCTCCTGTGGGATTGTCGGTTGTCTTGATTTTGCTCAGTGTCATTCCCACACATATTCCCGGCTATGGTTCCATTGTGCCACAACTGGCTTTAATGGGCGTTTTTCATTGGACGGTCTTTCGCCCGGATTTATTTCCGATTTTGGCGGTATTCAGCATTGGTATTTTACAAGATGCCTTAAGTGGCGCGCCCATGGGGCTTAATACGATTGTCTATTTGACCGTGTTCGGTGTAGTTCTGGGGCAACGGCGTTTCTTTTTGGGGAAAACCTTTCTGGTGGAATGGCTTGGTTTTAGCATCATTGCCGCCGGGGCAGCTGTGCAAGCCTGGTTGTTATTATCGGCTTATCACGTGCATCTGATGGCACCAGGGCCGGTCTTTTTCCAGTATTTCATGACCATGGGGCTATATCCGCCGATGGCATGGGTGATGGGGCGTTGGCAGCGCTCTGTTTTGCGATAA
- the ilvC gene encoding ketol-acid reductoisomerase, producing MQVYYDRDADVNLIKTKKVAIVGYGSQGHAHTLNLRDSGVTEIAVALREGSATRKKAEGEGLKVMSVAEAAAWADVLMILTPDELQAGIYKSEIAPNLKKGSALAFAHGLNIHFGLIEAPAENDVIMIAPKGPGHTVRGEYTKGGGVPCLIAVHQDSTGNAKEIAMSYACGVGGGRSGIIETDFKEECETDLFGEQAVLCGGLCELIRYGFETLTEAGYAPEMAYFECLHEVKLIVDLMYEGGMANMRYSISNTAEYGDYVTGPRVIDASVKERMKEALADIQNGKFVRDFMLENEVGQPFLKARRAQGAAHPIEETGEKLRGMMPWIKANQLVDKERN from the coding sequence ATGCAGGTTTATTACGATCGTGACGCAGACGTCAATTTGATCAAAACCAAAAAAGTAGCCATCGTTGGTTACGGCTCCCAAGGTCACGCACATACACTGAACCTGCGAGACTCTGGTGTTACTGAAATCGCTGTTGCACTGCGCGAAGGCTCTGCAACACGTAAAAAAGCCGAAGGCGAAGGTCTGAAGGTGATGTCTGTTGCTGAAGCTGCGGCTTGGGCTGACGTTCTCATGATCCTGACACCGGATGAACTGCAAGCAGGCATCTACAAGTCAGAAATCGCACCGAACCTGAAAAAAGGTTCTGCACTGGCATTCGCACACGGTCTGAACATCCACTTTGGCCTGATCGAAGCACCGGCTGAAAATGACGTGATCATGATCGCGCCAAAAGGCCCTGGTCACACGGTACGTGGCGAATACACAAAAGGCGGCGGTGTTCCGTGTCTGATCGCTGTTCATCAGGATTCTACTGGTAACGCAAAAGAAATCGCCATGTCTTACGCTTGTGGCGTTGGCGGCGGTCGTTCCGGTATCATCGAAACGGACTTCAAAGAAGAGTGTGAAACTGACCTGTTCGGTGAACAAGCTGTTCTGTGTGGTGGTCTGTGTGAGCTGATCCGCTACGGTTTTGAAACGCTGACAGAAGCGGGTTACGCACCGGAAATGGCTTACTTCGAATGTCTGCACGAAGTGAAGCTGATTGTTGATCTGATGTATGAAGGTGGTATGGCGAACATGCGTTACTCCATCTCCAACACGGCTGAATACGGTGACTATGTAACTGGTCCGCGTGTTATTGATGCGTCTGTGAAAGAACGTATGAAAGAAGCTTTGGCTGACATTCAGAATGGTAAGTTCGTTCGTGACTTTATGTTGGAAAACGAAGTTGGCCAGCCGTTCCTCAAAGCACGTCGTGCCCAAGGCGCTGCTCACCCGATCGAAGAGACTGGTGAGAAACTGCGTGGCATGATGCCGTGGATCAAAGCCAACCAACTGGTTGACAAAGAACGCAACTAA
- a CDS encoding 2-isopropylmalate synthase: MTTDSNRVIIFDTTLRDGEQSPGASMNLEEKLRIAETLEEMGVDVIEAGFPIASEGDFESVSEIAKRAESSSICGLSRASEGDIQRCFDAIKHAPKHRIHTFISTSPLHMKYKLQMEPDAVVEKIKKSVTFARSLVEDVEWSAEDGTRTEADFLCRCVETAIAAGARTINIPDTVGYTVPEEYYKMIDMLMNRVPNIDQAIISTHCHNDLGLAVANSLSAVQAGARQVECTINGLGERAGNAALEEVVMGLRTRNDYMPYTTGIKTELITRASRMVSGITGFSVQPNKAIVGKNAFAHESGIHQDGMLKHAGTYEIMTPESVGLDNANKIVLGKHSGRHAFKDKLSALGYELGDNALNDAFKRFKDLADQKKDVFDDDIIALVDDEVMRVNERVKLTHFQVTCGTHVKSQIAALSIEIDGEERKTISEGDGPVDAAFKAIKEIVPLPDAHLELYQVHAVTQGTDAQAEVTVRLEEKGKTVNGRGAHTDTMVASVNAYLNAVNKLLVKREKGKPEDVGSI; this comes from the coding sequence ATGACAACCGATTCAAACCGCGTAATTATTTTTGACACCACTTTGCGTGATGGCGAACAAAGCCCCGGCGCTTCCATGAATTTGGAAGAAAAGTTGCGTATTGCCGAAACCCTGGAAGAAATGGGTGTGGATGTTATTGAAGCTGGTTTCCCAATTGCCTCAGAAGGTGATTTTGAATCTGTTAGCGAAATTGCCAAACGGGCTGAAAGTTCTTCGATCTGTGGCCTGTCACGGGCTTCAGAAGGCGACATCCAGCGTTGTTTTGATGCGATTAAACATGCGCCGAAACACCGTATCCATACCTTTATTTCCACCTCGCCCCTGCATATGAAATATAAATTGCAGATGGAACCTGATGCGGTTGTAGAAAAAATCAAAAAATCTGTAACCTTTGCTCGCTCCTTGGTGGAGGATGTGGAATGGTCTGCCGAAGACGGCACCCGTACAGAGGCTGATTTTCTGTGCCGTTGTGTGGAAACAGCCATTGCGGCAGGCGCTCGTACCATTAATATTCCCGATACGGTAGGCTACACTGTACCGGAAGAATATTACAAGATGATCGACATGTTGATGAACCGTGTGCCCAACATTGATCAGGCGATTATTTCAACCCACTGTCATAATGATTTGGGCTTGGCGGTTGCCAACTCCTTGTCAGCGGTTCAGGCAGGGGCGCGTCAGGTGGAATGTACCATCAATGGCTTGGGCGAACGCGCCGGTAATGCGGCTTTGGAAGAGGTCGTGATGGGCTTGCGTACGCGTAATGACTACATGCCTTATACAACAGGTATCAAGACAGAGCTGATTACGCGTGCATCACGCATGGTGTCTGGCATTACAGGCTTTAGCGTTCAACCCAACAAGGCGATTGTTGGTAAAAACGCCTTTGCCCATGAGTCCGGTATCCATCAGGATGGCATGTTAAAACATGCAGGCACATATGAGATCATGACGCCTGAAAGCGTTGGGCTGGATAATGCCAACAAGATCGTTTTGGGTAAACATTCTGGTCGTCATGCTTTTAAAGACAAGCTGTCTGCCTTGGGCTATGAGCTGGGCGATAATGCCTTGAATGATGCGTTTAAACGTTTCAAGGATTTGGCCGATCAGAAAAAAGATGTCTTTGATGACGATATTATTGCTCTGGTTGATGATGAAGTCATGCGGGTGAATGAACGTGTGAAACTGACGCATTTTCAGGTGACATGTGGCACGCATGTGAAAAGCCAGATTGCAGCCCTGTCCATCGAAATTGATGGGGAAGAGCGCAAGACCATTTCAGAGGGCGACGGCCCGGTGGATGCAGCCTTTAAGGCGATTAAGGAAATTGTGCCCCTGCCAGATGCTCATTTGGAGCTGTATCAGGTGCATGCTGTAACCCAAGGTACAGATGCCCAAGCCGAAGTGACGGTACGTCTGGAAGAAAAAGGCAAAACAGTTAATGGCCGGGGGGCACATACCGATACGATGGTGGCCTCTGTAAATGCCTATTTAAATGCGGTTAACAAGTTGTTGGTTAAACGTGAAAAAGGCAAGCCGGAAGATGTTGGCTCTATTTGA
- the mrdA gene encoding penicillin-binding protein 2, which yields MQRGSDRSKLFSRRAAVLGGGKLVLLSALVGRMYYLQVVEAPRFKTMAEENRISIRLLPPPRGRIVDRFGEEMAANEQNYRVIITAEDTNGNPKGTLDTLGQVIEISEKEKKKILKEIKRKRSFVPVTVRENLSWEEVAQIEVNTPDLPGTEIDVGQTRHYPKGHYSAHVLGYVAAVTEKDAKGDPLLELPGFRIGKSGVERLHDLKLRGTGGTSQVEVNALGRVIQEVERQEGQPGAEIMLTLDAGLQEMTAERLGNEAAAAVVMDIHTGEVLSMASNPSFDPNAFNRGLSHKEWQGLITNPRGPLTNKAIAGQYAPGSTFKMVVALAALEKGVITPSQKIMCTGHMDLGTARFHCWKKGGHGPMDMVQAHMHSCDIYFYEIAKRIGINRIHDMAKRLGVGEKTGLDLPGERSGLMPSRDWKLATIGAPWQGGETLITGIGQGYVLATPLQLAVMTARLVSGKKVIPHLTRKITTSEGIEVPVRKEFEPLGISPHHLKIIQRGMNAVTNVPGGTAFRARIKEHEFRMAGKTGTAQVRRISKAERDTRVLKNSELPWELRDHALFVGFAPYDNPRYAASVVVAHGGSGSKAAAPVVRDILLEAQRRESSRGEPVVAPKKDEKEA from the coding sequence ATGCAACGCGGATCAGACAGATCAAAACTATTTAGCAGGCGCGCGGCCGTTCTTGGTGGCGGCAAGCTGGTTTTGTTGTCTGCACTGGTTGGTCGGATGTATTATTTGCAGGTGGTTGAAGCGCCGCGCTTTAAAACCATGGCCGAAGAAAACCGCATTTCCATTCGTTTGTTGCCCCCACCACGTGGGCGCATCGTGGATCGCTTTGGCGAAGAAATGGCGGCCAATGAGCAAAACTACCGGGTTATTATCACTGCAGAAGATACCAATGGCAACCCCAAGGGGACGCTCGATACACTGGGGCAAGTCATTGAAATCAGTGAAAAAGAAAAGAAAAAAATCCTTAAAGAGATTAAGCGCAAACGCAGCTTTGTCCCTGTAACAGTACGCGAAAACCTCTCATGGGAAGAGGTTGCTCAGATCGAGGTCAATACGCCAGACCTGCCGGGGACTGAGATTGATGTCGGCCAGACGCGTCATTACCCCAAGGGCCATTATTCGGCCCATGTGTTGGGCTATGTGGCGGCGGTGACGGAAAAAGATGCCAAGGGTGATCCGCTGTTGGAATTACCGGGGTTTCGCATTGGTAAATCCGGGGTGGAACGCCTTCATGATTTGAAATTGCGCGGTACGGGTGGAACTTCACAGGTAGAAGTGAATGCCTTGGGCCGGGTCATTCAGGAAGTGGAACGTCAAGAAGGTCAGCCCGGTGCAGAGATTATGCTGACGCTGGATGCCGGCTTGCAGGAAATGACGGCAGAACGTTTGGGCAATGAAGCCGCCGCCGCTGTGGTCATGGATATTCATACAGGTGAAGTGTTGTCCATGGCATCAAACCCCAGCTTTGACCCCAATGCTTTTAACCGGGGACTGTCCCATAAGGAATGGCAAGGGTTGATTACCAACCCGCGTGGCCCATTGACCAATAAGGCGATTGCCGGGCAATATGCACCGGGGTCCACCTTTAAAATGGTGGTGGCCTTGGCAGCTTTGGAAAAAGGGGTGATTACACCCTCGCAAAAAATTATGTGTACAGGCCATATGGATTTGGGCACGGCGCGTTTTCACTGCTGGAAAAAAGGTGGGCATGGTCCGATGGATATGGTGCAGGCCCATATGCATTCCTGCGATATCTATTTCTATGAAATTGCCAAACGTATCGGCATTAACCGTATTCATGATATGGCGAAACGTTTGGGAGTTGGGGAAAAAACCGGATTGGATTTGCCGGGTGAACGTAGTGGCCTGATGCCGTCGCGAGACTGGAAACTGGCAACCATTGGCGCACCATGGCAAGGGGGGGAGACGCTGATTACCGGGATTGGTCAGGGCTATGTTCTAGCCACCCCGCTGCAATTGGCGGTCATGACTGCACGTCTGGTCAGTGGTAAGAAAGTGATACCTCATTTAACCCGCAAGATTACCACCAGCGAAGGTATAGAAGTTCCTGTCCGTAAAGAATTTGAGCCATTGGGCATTTCACCACATCACCTGAAAATTATTCAGCGCGGTATGAATGCCGTGACCAATGTGCCGGGGGGGACGGCCTTTCGGGCGCGCATTAAAGAACATGAATTTCGCATGGCGGGAAAAACAGGCACAGCACAGGTTCGCCGGATTTCCAAGGCGGAACGGGACACACGTGTTTTGAAAAACAGTGAATTGCCGTGGGAGCTGCGCGACCACGCCCTTTTTGTCGGGTTTGCCCCTTATGACAATCCACGTTATGCCGCATCTGTGGTTGTGGCCCACGGTGGGTCAGGCTCCAAAGCAGCTGCCCCGGTGGTGCGTGATATTTTGCTGGAGGCCCAACGTCGTGAATCATCACGCGGTGAGCCTGTGGTTGCCCCGAAAAAAGATGAGAAGGAGGCATAA
- the ilvB gene encoding biosynthetic-type acetolactate synthase large subunit, whose product MSTKEMTGSEIIIQALKDQGVDVMFGLPGGVLLPLYDALFKQNGLRHILVKHEQAAVHAAEGYARSTGKVGTVLVTSGPGATNAVTGLVDAMMDSVPLVCLTGQVPSSLIGNDAFQEADITGITRGITKHNYLVKDVNELGRVLHEAYYIARSGRPGPVLVDVPKDVLLALGSYTTPAKNAQVEHKSYKPQTKGETAHIKEAIELIKNAKRPLFYGGGGIVNSGDAACTLFSQLVKMTGIPCSLTLMGLGAFPGSDDQFLGMMGMHGTYEANLAMHDCDVMINIGARFDDRVTGALDKFSPDSKKIHVDIDPSSINKNIVVDVPIIGDVAHVLEEFIKHWKADQAQVDGKALDAWWNQINEWRKVDSLKYSKSNKVIKPQYALERIRDLAKETGKDTFYTTEVGQHQMWAAQHLCFDKPKRWMTSGGLGTMGYGFPSAMGVQTAHPDGLVIAIAGDGSFQMNLQEIATLMQYRLPVKCFILNNKFLGMVRQWQEMFHGERYSESHIETQPDFVKLAEAYGATGLRATTPGELDDVIKEAFASDLPTIVDISVDAEECVFPMIPSGAAHNEIILGPEETEASEDGGSVESGVLV is encoded by the coding sequence ATGTCCACGAAAGAAATGACCGGTTCTGAAATCATCATTCAAGCTTTGAAAGATCAAGGCGTGGATGTGATGTTCGGGCTACCGGGTGGCGTGCTTCTTCCGCTGTATGACGCGCTGTTCAAACAAAATGGCCTTCGCCACATTCTGGTGAAGCACGAACAGGCCGCTGTCCACGCTGCGGAAGGGTATGCACGCTCTACCGGAAAAGTGGGGACTGTGCTCGTCACATCCGGTCCGGGTGCGACCAACGCGGTCACAGGTCTTGTTGATGCCATGATGGATTCTGTTCCGCTTGTTTGTTTGACAGGTCAGGTTCCCAGCTCCTTGATCGGTAATGATGCCTTTCAGGAAGCCGATATCACAGGCATCACGCGCGGCATTACAAAACATAACTATTTGGTAAAAGACGTTAACGAGCTGGGGCGTGTCCTGCACGAAGCTTATTATATCGCACGTTCTGGGCGTCCGGGCCCGGTTCTGGTTGATGTGCCGAAAGACGTTCTACTCGCACTGGGCTCTTACACGACGCCTGCGAAAAATGCGCAAGTGGAACACAAGTCTTACAAGCCGCAGACCAAAGGCGAAACCGCCCATATTAAAGAAGCCATTGAGCTGATCAAAAATGCCAAGCGCCCGTTGTTCTACGGCGGTGGCGGTATTGTGAATTCTGGCGATGCGGCGTGCACCCTGTTCAGCCAGCTGGTGAAAATGACAGGTATCCCGTGTTCCTTGACCCTGATGGGGCTGGGCGCGTTCCCCGGTTCTGATGATCAGTTCCTCGGCATGATGGGGATGCACGGCACCTATGAAGCTAACCTTGCGATGCATGATTGTGATGTGATGATCAACATCGGTGCACGCTTTGATGACCGTGTGACCGGGGCGCTGGATAAATTTTCACCGGATTCCAAGAAAATTCACGTGGATATCGACCCGTCCTCTATCAACAAGAACATTGTTGTGGATGTGCCGATCATTGGTGATGTCGCCCATGTTCTGGAAGAATTCATCAAACACTGGAAAGCCGATCAGGCACAAGTTGATGGTAAGGCGCTGGACGCCTGGTGGAACCAGATCAATGAATGGCGCAAGGTTGATAGCCTGAAATATTCCAAGTCCAATAAAGTGATCAAGCCGCAATATGCGCTGGAACGTATCCGTGATTTGGCAAAAGAAACAGGCAAAGACACCTTCTATACAACAGAAGTGGGCCAGCACCAGATGTGGGCGGCGCAACACCTGTGTTTTGACAAGCCAAAACGTTGGATGACATCTGGCGGTCTGGGCACTATGGGCTATGGTTTCCCGTCTGCCATGGGGGTTCAAACAGCACATCCCGATGGGCTGGTGATTGCCATCGCCGGTGATGGGTCTTTCCAGATGAACTTGCAAGAAATTGCGACATTGATGCAGTACCGTCTGCCGGTGAAATGTTTCATCCTGAACAACAAGTTCTTGGGTATGGTTCGCCAGTGGCAGGAAATGTTCCATGGTGAGCGTTATTCTGAAAGCCATATCGAAACTCAGCCTGATTTCGTCAAACTGGCAGAAGCTTACGGTGCAACGGGCCTGCGCGCGACGACACCGGGAGAACTGGATGATGTGATCAAGGAAGCTTTTGCTTCTGATCTGCCAACAATTGTGGATATTTCGGTTGATGCAGAAGAATGCGTTTTCCCGATGATCCCGTCTGGTGCAGCGCATAACGAAATTATCCTCGGCCCGGAAGAGACAGAAGCTTCTGAAGATGGCGGCAGTGTCGAATCCGGTGTGCTGGTATAA
- a CDS encoding rod shape-determining protein, with the protein MFSKLFGVLSADMAIDLGTANTLVYVKGKGIVLNEPSVVAIADNMGKKQVLAVGEEAKQMLGRTPGNIQAIRPLRDGVIADFEIAEEMIKHFIRKVHNRRSFAAPMVVICVPSGSTAVERRAIQNSAENAGARKVMLIEEPMAAAIGAGLPVTEPTGSMVVDIGGGTTEVAVLSLGGIVYARSVRVGGDKMDEAIIAYIRRTHNLLVGEGTAERIKKEIGSACPPEDGEGRTMEIKGRDLMNGVPKELVISEREIAESLTEPVGAIIEACKVALENTAPELAADIVDKGIVLTGGAGMLRNLDFVLRHSTGLPVSIADDPLSCVALGTGRSLEEMKKLKHVLSSMY; encoded by the coding sequence ATGTTTTCAAAACTGTTCGGCGTTCTGTCCGCTGACATGGCAATTGATCTAGGGACTGCAAACACACTGGTCTATGTCAAAGGTAAAGGGATTGTTCTCAATGAACCGTCCGTGGTTGCCATTGCCGATAATATGGGCAAAAAACAAGTCTTGGCCGTGGGTGAAGAAGCCAAGCAGATGCTGGGCCGTACACCGGGTAACATTCAGGCGATCCGTCCCCTGCGTGATGGTGTAATCGCCGACTTCGAAATTGCCGAAGAAATGATCAAGCACTTTATCCGTAAAGTGCATAACCGCCGCAGCTTTGCTGCCCCGATGGTTGTGATTTGCGTGCCCTCCGGTTCCACTGCCGTTGAGCGCCGCGCCATCCAAAACTCTGCTGAAAACGCAGGGGCGCGTAAAGTGATGTTGATTGAAGAACCTATGGCTGCTGCCATCGGTGCCGGCTTGCCGGTGACAGAACCGACAGGCTCCATGGTTGTGGATATTGGTGGCGGGACGACAGAAGTTGCCGTCCTCTCACTGGGCGGTATCGTATATGCCCGTTCCGTTCGTGTTGGTGGTGATAAGATGGATGAAGCGATCATCGCTTACATTCGTCGCACACATAACCTGCTGGTGGGTGAAGGTACGGCTGAGCGTATCAAGAAAGAAATTGGGTCTGCCTGTCCGCCGGAAGATGGCGAAGGCCGCACCATGGAAATTAAGGGCCGCGATCTGATGAATGGCGTGCCGAAAGAATTGGTGATTTCTGAGCGTGAAATCGCAGAAAGCCTGACTGAGCCGGTTGGCGCGATTATCGAAGCCTGTAAAGTGGCGCTGGAAAATACTGCACCGGAACTGGCCGCTGATATCGTGGATAAAGGTATCGTGCTGACAGGCGGGGCCGGGATGCTTAGAAACCTGGATTTTGTATTGCGTCATTCAACAGGGCTACCGGTCTCCATTGCCGATGACCCACTGTCTTGTGTGGCGTTGGGAACAGGACGCTCGCTTGAGGAAATGAAAAAGCTCAAGCATGTACTGTCCTCTATGTACTAA
- the rodA gene encoding rod shape-determining protein RodA codes for MRYRLGHDKLTLGRKILELNWGFVFLLICTASVGFAMLYSAAPADPNVPGSVGSWDPWAKRQLIRFGGGLVIMFVVALTDIRLWLRYSYVLYFIALGLLIGVEVKGSIGMGAQRWISLGFFQLQPSELMKITLVLALARYFHGRSLEEIQSIPYLFVPLFMVAAPSVLILRQPDLGTTLMLILGSGVIFFLAGVRLWKFALVGISALAAIPVAWQFLHTYQKKRVLTFLNPENDPLGAGYHIMQSKIAFGSGGMTGKGFGQGSQSHLNFLPEKQTDFIFTMLAEEHGLIGGLAVMGLYLLLLIYGYAIAMRSRNIYGRLVALGMTTTFFLYIFINIGMVMGLLPVVGVPLPLISYGGTVMISILFSFGLLLSVSVHRDVTISRKGEHEEL; via the coding sequence ATGCGTTATCGCCTCGGCCATGACAAGCTGACATTGGGTCGTAAAATTCTGGAACTCAATTGGGGTTTTGTCTTTCTCTTGATCTGTACGGCAAGCGTCGGTTTTGCCATGCTGTATTCTGCAGCACCTGCTGATCCGAATGTGCCGGGTTCTGTCGGGAGCTGGGACCCATGGGCCAAGCGTCAGTTGATCCGTTTTGGTGGGGGGCTTGTCATTATGTTTGTGGTGGCCTTGACCGATATTCGGCTGTGGCTGCGCTATTCCTATGTGCTTTATTTTATTGCCCTTGGTCTGCTGATCGGTGTGGAAGTCAAAGGCTCCATCGGGATGGGCGCACAACGCTGGATCAGCTTGGGCTTTTTCCAGTTACAACCTTCTGAGCTGATGAAAATTACGCTGGTGCTGGCCTTGGCGCGGTATTTCCATGGTCGATCACTTGAAGAAATTCAAAGCATTCCCTACCTGTTTGTCCCGTTGTTTATGGTTGCTGCGCCATCGGTTTTAATCTTGCGTCAGCCGGATTTGGGCACAACCTTGATGTTGATTCTGGGCAGTGGCGTGATCTTTTTCCTGGCCGGGGTCCGGCTGTGGAAATTTGCCCTTGTCGGTATATCGGCACTGGCGGCGATCCCTGTGGCTTGGCAGTTCCTGCATACCTACCAAAAGAAAAGGGTGTTGACCTTCCTTAATCCGGAAAATGATCCGTTGGGGGCGGGCTATCACATTATGCAATCCAAGATCGCCTTTGGCTCAGGCGGGATGACAGGCAAAGGTTTTGGGCAAGGATCGCAAAGTCACTTGAACTTTCTGCCGGAAAAACAGACGGACTTTATTTTCACTATGTTGGCAGAAGAACACGGCTTGATTGGTGGTTTGGCTGTGATGGGGCTTTACCTGCTGTTATTGATCTATGGCTATGCCATCGCCATGCGGTCACGCAATATCTATGGCCGCTTGGTGGCCTTGGGGATGACAACGACCTTTTTCCTTTATATCTTCATCAATATCGGCATGGTCATGGGGTTGCTGCCGGTTGTGGGTGTACCGCTGCCGTTGATTTCTTATGGTGGGACGGTGATGATTTCTATCCTGTTCAGCTTTGGTCTTTTGTTGAGTGTTTCAGTTCATCGTGACGTTACGATCTCGCGTAAAGGCGAACATGAGGAACTTTAA
- the mreC gene encoding rod shape-determining protein MreC — protein MKTGPGAPTRVDVIRHLLQRFAYLGLILAAFGLMMLGKAETIIVEEARARINDAFAPILEAVAEPAETVRAYLDEGRQFLSIHDENVRLKAENQRLLQWQTVARKVQAENENLRELLNFNIGPEASYQAARVISDDGGTFSESMLVYAGNREGVQNGQAVVTGEGLVGRIAGVAHRSARVLLLSDLNSRIPVMIESSRARGIMAGRNEDKPILTKLPPGTIVSPGDRIVTSGHGGAFPQGIPVGQISAVDDVSVEVTLYVDTSRLEIVRIIDYGLEGILDRNRLKTDLPKNDIPVKTPPAVKAPTPEMKTVVPKPGTERRPSEP, from the coding sequence GTGAAAACCGGACCAGGCGCACCGACACGGGTTGATGTCATCCGTCATCTGCTGCAGAGATTTGCATATCTCGGGCTGATCTTGGCGGCGTTTGGCCTGATGATGCTGGGGAAAGCGGAAACCATCATCGTTGAAGAGGCTCGTGCGCGCATCAATGATGCCTTTGCCCCGATCCTTGAAGCCGTTGCAGAACCTGCGGAAACCGTGCGTGCTTATTTGGATGAAGGACGCCAGTTTCTTTCCATTCATGATGAGAATGTCCGGTTAAAGGCTGAAAACCAGCGTTTGTTACAATGGCAGACGGTGGCCCGCAAGGTGCAGGCAGAAAACGAAAACCTGCGTGAATTGCTGAATTTCAATATTGGACCTGAAGCAAGCTATCAGGCTGCACGCGTGATTTCTGATGACGGGGGTACTTTTTCTGAGAGTATGCTGGTCTATGCGGGCAACCGTGAAGGGGTGCAAAACGGCCAAGCTGTGGTCACTGGCGAGGGGCTGGTGGGCCGGATTGCCGGTGTGGCGCACCGTTCTGCCCGTGTGTTGTTGTTGTCGGACTTAAACAGCCGCATTCCGGTGATGATTGAAAGTTCCCGTGCACGTGGGATTATGGCTGGACGTAATGAAGATAAGCCAATTTTGACAAAATTGCCACCGGGCACGATTGTATCGCCGGGGGATCGTATTGTGACGTCCGGTCATGGTGGGGCTTTCCCGCAAGGTATTCCGGTTGGCCAGATTTCTGCGGTTGATGATGTCTCTGTCGAAGTGACGCTTTATGTCGATACGTCGCGTTTGGAAATTGTGCGTATCATTGATTATGGGCTGGAAGGGATTTTGGATCGCAACCGTTTAAAGACGGATTTGCCGAAAAACGATATTCCGGTGAAAACGCCCCCTGCTGTCAAAGCACCAACACCTGAAATGAAAACCGTTGTGCCCAAACCGGGGACAGAGAGGAGACCGTCAGAGCCATGA
- the ilvN gene encoding acetolactate synthase small subunit: protein MTNNDKDDLLSHTVSVLVDNESGVLARVVGLFSGRGYNIDSLTVSEVDHVENLSKITIVTSGTRQVIEQIKAQLDRLVPVRKVVDLTVDGPSVEREMALVKVAGEGEHRVEALRIADIFRARVIDSSNTSFVFEVFGKAGKVDAFIKLMEPLGLVDVSRTGVVAISRGAEGL from the coding sequence ATGACAAATAATGATAAAGATGACCTCCTGAGCCACACGGTTTCAGTTCTGGTTGATAACGAATCTGGTGTTCTGGCCCGTGTGGTTGGCCTGTTTTCCGGTCGTGGCTATAACATCGACAGTTTGACGGTATCAGAAGTCGATCATGTTGAGAATTTGTCAAAGATTACAATCGTTACCAGCGGTACACGTCAGGTGATTGAACAGATCAAAGCGCAACTGGATCGCCTTGTTCCAGTACGCAAAGTTGTTGATCTGACGGTCGATGGCCCGAGTGTTGAACGCGAAATGGCGTTGGTAAAGGTTGCAGGCGAGGGGGAACATCGTGTAGAAGCTTTGCGCATTGCCGATATTTTCCGCGCACGCGTTATCGACAGCTCGAACACTTCCTTCGTCTTTGAGGTCTTTGGTAAGGCCGGTAAAGTCGATGCATTTATAAAACTAATGGAGCCATTGGGGCTGGTTGACGTTTCACGTACCGGTGTCGTGGCCATTTCTCGCGGGGCCGAAGGGCTCTAA